TATCTCGATTCTAAGCTGCATCTAAAAGTTTAAACTTCCGGGCGTGTGCTTTGAGTGAGTCAGTTGCCTTTTGTTCTCCCAGGTCTCTACCAGCCATATGCCTGCTCGACTCCCGCTTGGGCAAAGTATGCTCTAAGGCTAAGGCCAGAGCCTTAAGCTCGGTATCTGGATCTTCCGATTCAACCACTGATTTCACCGTAGCAAGCAAGGCTTCTGCATTGAGGCGTTCGATCAGACAGCCTGCGGGCATTCCGGCCTGTTTGTTTTTCAGTAGGACGAATTGCTCAGGGTGCAGTAACAGCATGTGTTCGCACAGCAGGCTCAGGATCACGCCGCGCTGCGATCCGTCAGCACCTTGCTGTTTGCTCAACCTGTTCCAGCCACAATGAGCTTTCCAGTCTTGAATGAAAACCTCGACCAACCACCTCAAGGTGTAAATCCTGGCTATGTCGGTATGCCGCCATGACATATCTGAAGCCACCAGATAGCGATAATCCTCTTCACCCTCATACTTCAGGGCAATAACAAAACGTCTTTTCCCATGAGCCTTAACATACAGCCGAGCAGCCAGCATCGTGACCTGCTCTTCTTTGCCACCGCGTATTATGAGTTGAGTTTCAGCGCCTTTCTGGCGCGAAAAGTAAGCTTTGAGAGTCGCTTCCGAGTGGTTTCGGTTGGATACTTTCTGATTCGAGCGCAGTTGGCTGACAACCTGGGCTCCGCCTGTTATTTCCGCAGCCTTATCCATAAAGTCTCCTGTGCCATACAGTGCATCAGCGAGAATTGCTTTGATCGTAATGTTGGGAAACGAATCAACAAATTCTTGCAGCATAACCAGCGTCAACGACTGCATGGTGGGGTAACGAACATGATCTGGCTCAGGACGGTTCGGTCGTTCTTTTTTCTGAATGCCTTGCTTCCTGAGCGCCTTGTCTTTCTTCCTCCATGCAGATAACTCAGGGTCAGGAATATAAAAGCGAAACCCTACTGGAAAGGTAGCTACTTCAGTAACGAGCACCATAAACACCAGTTCCTGCCCATTAAAATAACCACCTGTTGATTTGTCTTTTATCTTATGGGCACCGTCGATTTTTGAAGTCCTTTTAGTGCGCTTTTTTCCTGTATCGTCGATAGCAAGGGTTCCACTTTGTATTCCATAGCGTAGAAGAATATTTCTGACGCTGGCCTGTAGCAGGCTTTGCCATGCAATTTCTGCTTGATAAAACATCCAGCACAGACGGGTCGCTTTGAATCTGCCTAAGCTTCTGCGCTCAAAAGCAGCCCAGTTAATAGTTTTAGTTACCACGATTCCCATGATAAAAACGCCCAGTGCCACTTTCTGGGATCTACTCAACTGCGCAGAGGAATTGATGGACTTGAGCGAATCATTCAAAGCATCCAGAAAGGCAGTGACAACGGGTAATGGGCGAATTAGCAAGATACGACACTTGACGGTTATTAAGTTCCTATGAGATCTTACCTCCAACCTGCTGCTGTGGCTATGATGGAATCTCGCAAGGCTTGAATTCGGAGCTGCAGTAGTAGTCTGCTCTTATGCCACCCTGCCATTTCCTGCTCTCCCTCAAATATCAAAAACTGCAGCATCGAGTGAAAGTTGCCCGTGTACATGCAAAGATCGCTGACTGCCGGATGGAAGCTACCCACAAAGCATCCCGCAAACTCATAAACGAGAACCAAGTTGTTTGTGTAGAGTCCCTGAATGTGAAAGGCATGATCAGAAACCCGAAGCTGGCAAAGCATATAGCTGATGCAAACTGGGGCGAATTTGTCCGACAGTTGCAGTACAAGGCTGAATGGGCGGGGAGGCAGGTCGTTCAGATAGACCGATTCTTCCCAAGTTCAAAGCGTTGTCCGGGTTGCGGGTTCGTCCATGAAAGTATGCCGCTATCAATCCGTGAATGGGATTGCCCCGAGTGTAAAACCCACTGGGACAGAGACATAGCGGCAGCCATGAATATAAAAACCGCCGGACTGGCAGGGTTAGCCTGAGGAGCGACTGGAACGGGGATGGCTGCGTAAGCAACCATCTAGGGAAAGCGTGTTGAAACAGGAGCCCTATTTGGTGACGAATAGGAATCCCCGTCCTTCAGAGGTTGTCGCAAAAGTAATGGAATGACGGAATTAACTCTCAATCGTCATCTCCGTGAAGACGGAGATCCACTATTTATGGTGGGTTCCCTGCGCAGGAACGACGAAGTTTTAATACTTCGCGTTTTCAGGACTTTTGCGACAGCCTCTTCAGGGCGGGGAGGATGTCAAAACAGGCTACCACGATGCCTCAGGACTATATCTTTGGCATTAACCCATTTTCTGACCAGCTGGGTGATTGATATTGGAAGTATCTGAGAATCCCTTGGGTGCGGTTCTCTTCCTGCGGTTAACTCCGCTTTGAAATGACTTTCTTCCACTGGTTTGAGATGACCCGTTTTCAGCGATACTTTTGAACCGCATTCAAAAGGTTAGGTTCACTGTGGTTTTCAGATTTATTTTTTGGTGGTAGTACCTTTAGGGAGTCCGACTTTGCGCTTTTCTTTCAGACGGTAGCTTTCACCTTTGATATTCAGAGTGGTTGCCTGGTGCAGCAACCGGTTAAGTATCGCTGTGGCTATGGCCTGATCACC
Above is a window of Endozoicomonas montiporae CL-33 DNA encoding:
- a CDS encoding transposase; this encodes MLIRPLPVVTAFLDALNDSLKSINSSAQLSRSQKVALGVFIMGIVVTKTINWAAFERRSLGRFKATRLCWMFYQAEIAWQSLLQASVRNILLRYGIQSGTLAIDDTGKKRTKRTSKIDGAHKIKDKSTGGYFNGQELVFMVLVTEVATFPVGFRFYIPDPELSAWRKKDKALRKQGIQKKERPNRPEPDHVRYPTMQSLTLVMLQEFVDSFPNITIKAILADALYGTGDFMDKAAEITGGAQVVSQLRSNQKVSNRNHSEATLKAYFSRQKGAETQLIIRGGKEEQVTMLAARLYVKAHGKRRFVIALKYEGEEDYRYLVASDMSWRHTDIARIYTLRWLVEVFIQDWKAHCGWNRLSKQQGADGSQRGVILSLLCEHMLLLHPEQFVLLKNKQAGMPAGCLIERLNAEALLATVKSVVESEDPDTELKALALALEHTLPKRESSRHMAGRDLGEQKATDSLKAHARKFKLLDAA